In Clostridium ljungdahlii DSM 13528, the genomic window TCTGCAAAAGCTAATCTTTCCACTAATTAAATATTATGACTTATGGATAAATAGGCATTTTATATAATTGATCATCGCACTCAAAGGATTGTTTGGAAAAAGCTTTTCCCCAAATAATATAAAGACAATTACAATAACTAATACCAATATATCTTTATAATCCATTTATCCTACACCTCCAAAATAGTAGCAAAATATTTCTTTTACATATCTTTATTGCTATATATTTTTAAAGATATGGAATAGGAAATTAGCATAGCTAAAATTGCTATTAAAAGTAATATAACAGGCAAATACTGCAAAATAATATGTATATACTGTACATCTAAAGGAGAAAATCTTAATTTAGAAAATTTAGATTTGACAATAACTATGCCAGCAGGTGCTAAAAAAACTAAAAGTATAAGCATACGTGATTTCTCAACCCCAAATTTATAAATAGCAGGTAACATAAGACTTACAAACAAAAAACCACCTGCCATAGCTGCTCCATTGACTGTAAATATTTCTATGACATCTAAATTATGTTTACTAATTCCCTGGGTAAAACTTAAAGCTGTTGCAAGTACTACTCCCATAAAGATTACAATAATGGAAACTAAATATTTTGAAAGAACTACATCTTTTCTTGTAACAGGCATGGTAAGTGCATATTTATCCCACTTTGCTATATTGTCGTAGGACATAATATTTACAACAAATATGCTTCCTATAAATATTATCCATACATCCCAAACTTCCATATTAATATCCTGTAAAAAATATACTAAACTGAAGACCATGATTCCAATAAGCAAAGATTTTCCACTTCTTTTTAAGTTATACAAATCTTTCAAAATCAACCCATTCATTATTTATCACCTCTAATATAAAATAGCATTATATCCCTCTGTCACAAAACTTGCTACATGTCCTTTAAAGTTGTATTAATATACAAAAATGAATAAATCAAATATTTTACATATCTTTATTACTATATACTTTTACAGATATAGAATAGGAAACTACCATAATTAAAATTGTTATTAAAAGTGATATAATAGGCAAGTACTGCAAAATAATATCGATATAATGCTTCGCCAAAGAAGAAAGACTTAGCTTTGCAAGTTTAGATTTGGAAATACCTGTAATACCACCACATACTAAAAAAAATACTAAAAATATAACAATACGTGATTTCTCTACTCCAAGTTTATAAATGGCAGGTAATGTAATGCTTATAAACAAAAATCCAACTGCCAGAACGGCCCCAGTGACTTCAAATATCTCCACCATATCTAAGTTATGCTTATAAATTCCCTGGACAAAACACAAAGCTACTGCAATCCCTGCCCCAGTAAGACTTAAAATAATGGAAATCAGATATTTTGAAAGTACCACATCTTTCCTTGTAACTGGCATAGTCAGTGCGTATTTATCCCACTTTGCTATGTTGTCATATGACATAGTATTTATAACAAGCATGCTTGCTAAAATTACCACAAGTCCATTTAAAAAACCCATATTATCTTGTTGAAAAAATATAACCCCAAAACCTATAAGCCAAATAATTAAAAATTTACTACTTTTTTTTAAATTGTATAAATCTTTTAGAATTAACCCCAGCATTATTTATCACCCCTAATATAAAATAGCATGACATCTTCTATAGAAGTGTTGTCCACCACAAGTTTTGGATACTTCTTTATAAAATCATATTTATCGTTTATTAAAACCTCATACCCAAATTGATTTTTTCTGTAATTTATAAATTCTTCTTTAGAAAGATTATTAAAGTCTGAAGCTCCACACTTCAACATACCCATATTTTCTCTCAAATCATCTTTGCTTTTACTGAAAACCACCTGTCCATCATGAATAAAAGTAATATAATCTGCTATCTTGTCAAGGTCGCTAGTTACATGGGATGACAGCAAAATAGAATGTTCTTCATCTTGAATAAAATCCAAAAATATATCAAGAATTTCTTCTCTTGCAACAGGGTCAAGTCCTCCTGTTGCTTCATCCAAAATCAGAAGTTTTGGCTTATGAGCCAGTGCAGCAGCAATACATAGTTTCATCTTCATTCCTCTTGAAAATTCTTTTACAATCTTATCTTTAGGTACTTGAAATTTATCCAGGTAGCTAAAAAAAAGATTACTGTCCCACTGTTTATAAATCTTTGCCATAAATTTTGAAATGTTTTTTGCATTTAAAGTATCGTGGAAATTACTTTCATCAAAAACTACACCTATCTGTTCTTTTATATACTTTTCATCTTTTATATTGTCACGACCTAGTATTTTTATCTCTCCACTTTCCCTGCTAATCAAATTTAAAATAGCTTTTAATGTAGTAGTTTTTCCTGCACCATTCTCACCTATAAATCCTACGATACTGCCTTTAGGTACAGAAAATGAAACATTTTTCAAGCTAAAATTTTTATAAGTTTTGTTTAATCCCCTAACACTTATTGCTTCATCCATAATTATTCTCCTTTATATAATAATTTTAGAATATCTTCTAGTTCCTCATATCTAATGCCGCTTACCTTTGCAAGATCCACAGCTTTTTGTAAATGTTCTTCTGCAAGGCGCAGCTGTTCTTCTTTTATAATCTCCATATTCTTGCCTGCTACAAAACTTCCCTTTCCCTTTACTGTTTCAATAAAACCATCTCTCTCTAAATCTGTATAGGCACGTTTTGTAGTTATAACACTGATTCTCAGTTCTTTAGCCAAAAGTCTCATGCTTGGCAGGGCATATCCTTCAGGCAAGGAACCACTTATAATCATGTTTTTTATTTGGGCTGATATTTGTTCATAAATTGGCTTATCGCTGGAGTTGCTTATGATGATATCCAACTAATCACCTCTTATCCTAAATTATGTATTTCATGTATATTGTATATATCATATATATACAATATATTAATATGTACGCTCTGTCAATAGAAAAACTAAAAAAAATTCTCTACTACAATTATTACACCGTAGTAGAGAATTCCTTTTTATTTACTCATAAGTTTGGAAACTTCATCTTCAATTTCACTGCTTACAGCACCTGTTCCTCCTAAAATGTTGGTACCTTTTGGAGTATTTTTTATATAAGTTCAAATAAATTTTTATACTTAAATATTTTCTTCTTCAAGCATTCCCATAAGTTCATTTAAATCATCAAAACTCAATATGCCTTTAAGATAATTAAGTACTATCTTAGCTTCAACAACCTTTAATTTTTCCACAGCCTCTTTTGTTTTTGGATAATTAACTATAACTTTTATGGTCATAACCATACCCCTTTTAGCATTTTTACCATAATATGAGATTAATTTTAAAAGGTGATTAATATTATATAAATAGATGGGGGTGATAATCATAATAAGAGCTGCCATATATTCAAGGAAATCAAAATTCACAGACAAAGGTGAGTCCATAGGAAACCAGGTAGAGATGTGCCGAGAGTATTTAAACAGGATGTATAACAATATTGAGGAAATAATGGTATACGAAGATGAAGGCTTTAGTGGTTCTAATGTTAAAAGACCTCAATTTCAAAAATTAATATCAGATATAAAAAAGAGAAAATTTACTCACTTAATATGCTACAGACTTGATAGAATATCAAGAAATGTAGCTGATTTTGCAGGTACTCTTGAAATTCTAAATAAATATAATGTATCTTTCATTTCTATTAAAGAACAGTTTGACACATCTTCCGCCATGGGCAGAGCCATGATGAACATAGCTGCAGTATTTGCTCAACTAGAAAGGGAAACCATAGCAGAAAGAGTACGGGATAATATGCTGGAACTTGCTAAAACAGGTAGGTGGCTTGGAGGTACTCCACCTCTTGGATTCAAATCTGAACCTGTAAAATATGCGAATTCTAATGGTAAAGGGAAAAAAATGTTTAAGTTAAGCAGTGTACCAGCTGAAATAAATCTTGTAAAATTTATTTATAACCTATATTTGAGTAAAAAAAACTTTAGTTCTACCGCAAGTTATCTTTGTAAAAAGGAGTATAAAGGTAAAAATGGTGGAGAATTTTCTCGTGGAACTGTACAGCAAATAATACTAAATCCTGTATACTGTACAGCAGATGAAAAAATATTTAGCTGGTTTAAAAGTAAAGGAGCTATAACTTGTGGTATTCCTGATGGAAAGCATGGACTTATGGTATACAATAAAAAAGCAGGAGGTAAAAAAGAAAACCCTATAGATAAATGGATTGTATCTGTTGGCAAACATGAAGCCATTGTCAGTTCTGATATATGGGTAAAGTGTCACAATATACTAGAAGAAAGTAAGAAAAAATCTTCTCCTCGCTGTGGTACTGGCAAAAAATTTTTGCTTTCAGGAATGATTATTTGTGGTGAATGCGGCTCAGGCATGTCCTCCTGGTCTCATTACAATAAAAAGAAAGATTTCTTAGAACGCTATTACAGATGCAACTTAAAAAATAGAGCCAGCAGCAGATGCAAAAATAAAATGTTAAATGCCTACAAGGCAGAAGAATACGTAGAAAAATATTTTTTGCATTTGGATATATCTGCACTTTTACGTATTTATAAATCAGATCCGTCAAATAAGGTAAACAAAGATGCATCAGAAAAACAAATGCTTAGATTAAAAAAAAAGATTGATGCTAATAACAAAATTCTTAAGGGTTTGATTAAAAAATTCTCCCTTCTAGATGACAATATAGATATTTTACAAATAATAAAAAAAGAAATGTCTGATATAAGAAAAGAAAATGTGGATTTGGAAAATAAAATAACTAAATTATCAACTTCTACAAATTCAACTGTCTGTTCTAAGAAATTTTTAAATTCAATAAAAGATCAGCTTTTGGATTTTAAAAAGTTCCTTGCTTCAATGGATATTGACAGTAAAAAATTGCTTTTAAACTCTTTAATAAAAAATATAATATGGTATGGTAAAGATGAAGTTTTACAAATAAATCTTATTGGATGTGATACTAGTATTAAGAAGACGTAATTTCACGGATTGCGCCTTCTTGTGTTTTTGATATGGCAGCTTCTGCACCCTGACCTGTTGTTAGATCTATATTTATACCCTGTTCTTTAAACATTCCCTTATTTATTGCCACATACATAGGTGCATAAAATACAGACCTTGCTACCTCGTTCAATTTTACTGTAACTAATGCCTTGCTATCTTTCTTACCACCACATCCCGTAAAAATAGTAACTATAAATATAAAGGAGAGTAAAATACAACCTATGCAAAACTTCTTTCTAGTCATAAAATCCTCCAAAAAACATTAATATTTATATTATTAATATGAAGGATACTACAATTATGTTAAAATGTTTAGAAATTCTATCATCTCTATAGAGTTTCTAATTGAACGCTCTATATATTTATGAGGTTTCTAACTTAAAAATCAACTTATACGCAAGCATATTTTTACAATAACGAAGCTCTTTTAAATATTTTGCATATAAGACTTAGTAAAAAATTCGTAAAAAATCTAAGGACTTTCGAATTGTTTGAGGTACGAGTTTTCAAAAGTCCTTAGATTTTAGAATTTTTTGCTTAGCCTTATCAAAACATTTAATCGAGCTGAGGGTTGTAAAAAATATGTGAAGTATACGTTGATTTTTTGCTTAGAAACCCCATATTATTTAGTTCCACTTTGAGCAAGTGCTGCTTGAGGTACTAATTTTTCTTTTGGTTTTTGGACTGAAGTTTCATTTGCCATAGATTTAAATGCCACAGACAACATAAGTTTTAATCTATTTAGCTGATTTACCTCACTTGCTCCTGGATCATAGTCTATAGCAGCAATATTACTTCCCTTGTATCTTCTCTTTAATTCCTTTATCATTCCCTTACCTGTTACATGATTAGGCAGACATGCAAAAGGCTGCATACATACGATATTTTTTGCTCCACTTCTTATAAGCTCTATCATTTCAGCTGTCAAGAACCAACCTTCACCCGTTTGATTCCCTATAGAAAGCACTTCAGAAGCATATTTTGCCAGTTCCTCAATGTCTGATGGAGGAGTGAACCTTTTACTATTTTCAAGTGCTTTTCTCATATGCCTTCTAAAATATTCAATACATTTAATTGCCCATTTATTTATGATATTGTCCTTATAACTTCCATCTAAATATTTATATTTGAATTCAGCATCATAAGCACAATACAAAAGAAAATCTGTCAAGTCCGGAACTACTGCTTCTGCACCTTCTTTTTCCAAAACATCTACAATGTTGTTATTAGCTGTAGGATGGAACTTAACTAATATCTCCCCTACTACTCCAACTTTAGGCTTTTTAACTTTATTTAATTCAAGATTGTCGAAGTCTTCTACTATGCTGTATATATTTTTTTTAAATTCACTGTGACTTCCACTTTTAACACTTTCCTTACATTTATCAACCCATTTTCTATAAAGAGTATTTGCAGATCCCGGTATCTTTTCATAAGGCCTTACTTTGTACAACACTCTCATAAACAAGTCTCCATATAAAAGTGCAATCATAGCCTTATTTACAAGTCCAATGGTAATTTTAAATCCTGGATTTTTTTCTAATCCCACTGTGTTTAGGGATATTACAGGTATATTTTCCATACCAGCTTCTCTAAGTGCCTTTCTTAAGAAACCTATATAGTTCGTAGCCCTACATCCTCCCCCTGTTTGAGAAATTATTAAAGAAGTATTATTTAAGTCATATTTTCCAGATTTTAATGCCTCTATCATTTGTCCCACTACTATTATGGAAGGATAACAAGCATCGTTATTTACATATTTAAGTCCCTCATCTACTGCTTTCTTATCTACAGAAGGTAGCACCTCCAGGTTATATCCAGATGCTTTAAAAGCTTCCTGCAGAAATTGAAAATGTATAGGTGACATCTGAGGACACAATATAGTATGCTTTTTCCTCATTTCTTCAGTAAACAGTACTTTTTTATAATCAGTTCCAACTTTATGAGGTTTAAAACCAGATTTATCTCTCTCTTCAATAGCTGCCTTAAGAGAACGCATTCTTATTTTAACAGCCCCCAAATTACTACCCTCATCAATTTTAAGTACTGTATATATCTTTCCGTATTTATTTAATATTTCCTGAGTTTGATCTGTAGTCACTGCATCTAATCCACAGCCAAAGGAATTTAATTGTACAAGTTCTATATTGTCCTGTTTAGCCACAAAACTTGCTGCAGCATATAATCTAGAATGATATACCCACTGATCTACTACCCTTAAAGGTCTTTCTACTACTCCAAGGTGTGCCACAGAATCCTCAGTAAGTACTGCCATACCGTAAGATGTTATTATATTAGGTATACCATGATTTATTTCCGGATCAATATGGTAGGGTCTTCCTGCAAGTACTATGCCCTTTTTACCTGTATCTTTAAGATATTTTATTACTTCTTCACCTTTTGACCTTACATCATTTTTTACATTTCTACTCTCTTCAAAAGCTTTTGCCACTGCAGAGGATATTTCCTTTTGAGGTATATTAAACTCTTTAAGTTCTTCTCCAAGTCTCTCTGCCAGCTTGGGTTCGTTATTCAAAGACAAGAATGGATTTTTGAAATTAATATCTTTCTCCTTTAGTATATCCATATTGTTTTTTATAACTTCAGGATAAGATGTTACTATAGGACAGTTATAGTTATTATCTGCATTTTCTTGTTCTTTTTTCTCATAAGGTATACATGGATAAAATATAAAATTTACTCCTCTATTTATAAGGTCCATTATATGTCCGTGGACCATCTTTCCAGGATAGCAAACTGACTCAGAAGGTATTGTTTCTATTCCAAGTTCGTAAATTCTCTTTGATGAACGAGAAGATATTTCTACTCTAAATCCCAGCTCAGTGAAAAATGTAAACCAAAATGGATAATTTTCGTATAAATTTAACACTCGAGGTATCCCTACTATCCCTCTTTTTGCCTCGCTCTTTTTAAGAGGAATGTAATTAAATATTCTTTTATACTTATAAGCAAAAACATCAGGCACATCTTGACTTTTACGTTCTAATCCTGCACCTCTTTCACACCTGTTTCCAGATATAAATTCTTTTCCATCGGAAAATTTATTTACAGTTAAAAGACAATTGTTAGCACACTTTCCACATCTTCTCATAGATACTTCTGATGTGAAATTGCCTAGTTCATTTTCACTTAAAAGTGTACTTTCACACCCAGCCTGATGTCTTTCCTTTGCAATAATTGCAGATCCAAAAGCTCCCATAAGCCCTGCTATATCAGGTCTTACTACTTCCCTGCCAGATATGATTTCAAAGGCTCTAAGTACAGCATCGTTATAAAAAGTTCCCCCTTGTACTATTACCTTTTCTCCAAATTCTTTTGAATTTCTCATCTTTATTACTTTAAATAAAGCATTCTTTATAATTGAATAAGAAAGTCCTGCAGATATATC contains:
- a CDS encoding GntR family transcriptional regulator, yielding MDIIISNSSDKPIYEQISAQIKNMIISGSLPEGYALPSMRLLAKELRISVITTKRAYTDLERDGFIETVKGKGSFVAGKNMEIIKEEQLRLAEEHLQKAVDLAKVSGIRYEELEDILKLLYKGE
- a CDS encoding ABC-2 transporter permease, which encodes MNGLILKDLYNLKRSGKSLLIGIMVFSLVYFLQDINMEVWDVWIIFIGSIFVVNIMSYDNIAKWDKYALTMPVTRKDVVLSKYLVSIIVIFMGVVLATALSFTQGISKHNLDVIEIFTVNGAAMAGGFLFVSLMLPAIYKFGVEKSRMLILLVFLAPAGIVIVKSKFSKLRFSPLDVQYIHIILQYLPVILLLIAILAMLISYSISLKIYSNKDM
- a CDS encoding ABC transporter ATP-binding protein, translated to MDEAISVRGLNKTYKNFSLKNVSFSVPKGSIVGFIGENGAGKTTTLKAILNLISRESGEIKILGRDNIKDEKYIKEQIGVVFDESNFHDTLNAKNISKFMAKIYKQWDSNLFFSYLDKFQVPKDKIVKEFSRGMKMKLCIAAALAHKPKLLILDEATGGLDPVAREEILDIFLDFIQDEEHSILLSSHVTSDLDKIADYITFIHDGQVVFSKSKDDLRENMGMLKCGASDFNNLSKEEFINYRKNQFGYEVLINDKYDFIKKYPKLVVDNTSIEDVMLFYIRGDK
- a CDS encoding recombinase family protein; amino-acid sequence: MGVIIIIRAAIYSRKSKFTDKGESIGNQVEMCREYLNRMYNNIEEIMVYEDEGFSGSNVKRPQFQKLISDIKKRKFTHLICYRLDRISRNVADFAGTLEILNKYNVSFISIKEQFDTSSAMGRAMMNIAAVFAQLERETIAERVRDNMLELAKTGRWLGGTPPLGFKSEPVKYANSNGKGKKMFKLSSVPAEINLVKFIYNLYLSKKNFSSTASYLCKKEYKGKNGGEFSRGTVQQIILNPVYCTADEKIFSWFKSKGAITCGIPDGKHGLMVYNKKAGGKKENPIDKWIVSVGKHEAIVSSDIWVKCHNILEESKKKSSPRCGTGKKFLLSGMIICGECGSGMSSWSHYNKKKDFLERYYRCNLKNRASSRCKNKMLNAYKAEEYVEKYFLHLDISALLRIYKSDPSNKVNKDASEKQMLRLKKKIDANNKILKGLIKKFSLLDDNIDILQIIKKEMSDIRKENVDLENKITKLSTSTNSTVCSKKFLNSIKDQLLDFKKFLASMDIDSKKLLLNSLIKNIIWYGKDEVLQINLIGCDTSIKKT
- a CDS encoding ABC-2 transporter permease encodes the protein MLGLILKDLYNLKKSSKFLIIWLIGFGVIFFQQDNMGFLNGLVVILASMLVINTMSYDNIAKWDKYALTMPVTRKDVVLSKYLISIILSLTGAGIAVALCFVQGIYKHNLDMVEIFEVTGAVLAVGFLFISITLPAIYKLGVEKSRIVIFLVFFLVCGGITGISKSKLAKLSLSSLAKHYIDIILQYLPIISLLITILIMVVSYSISVKVYSNKDM
- a CDS encoding 2-hydroxyacyl-CoA dehydratase, which gives rise to MKNLFHVGLDVGSTTVKIVISDIKDSIVYHKYQRHFSDIKSTIAKVIKDAYEKLKDSNITVMVTGSGGLSVSKWLDIPFIQEVVACTNTIEQFIPETDVAIELGGEDAKITFFDGGIDQRMNGTCAGGTGAFIDQMASLLQTDAQGLNELAKNYKVIYPIAARCGVFAKTDIQPLLNEGAAKEDIAVSVFQSVVNQTISGLACGKVIKGNVAFLGGPLYFLSELRKRFIETLKLTDKQVIFPENPQLFVALGAAISSKNGKVISAEDLVDRLPNLSNSSADEIQTIRPLFKDENELNEFKKRHSTSVVKRANLNTFRGNCYLGIDAGSTTTKAALIDEEGNLLYSFYKGNEGSPLKSSVRILKDLYKKMPEGAHIVGSAVTGYGENLIKAALHVDIGEVETIAHYKAAEFFQPGVDFILDIGGQDMKCLKVKDKVIDSVILNEACSSGCGSFLETFAKSLNMSVEDFAKAAETSQKPVDLGSRCTVFMNSRVKQAQKEGASVGDISAGLSYSIIKNALFKVIKMRNSKEFGEKVIVQGGTFYNDAVLRAFEIISGREVVRPDIAGLMGAFGSAIIAKERHQAGCESTLLSENELGNFTSEVSMRRCGKCANNCLLTVNKFSDGKEFISGNRCERGAGLERKSQDVPDVFAYKYKRIFNYIPLKKSEAKRGIVGIPRVLNLYENYPFWFTFFTELGFRVEISSRSSKRIYELGIETIPSESVCYPGKMVHGHIMDLINRGVNFIFYPCIPYEKKEQENADNNYNCPIVTSYPEVIKNNMDILKEKDINFKNPFLSLNNEPKLAERLGEELKEFNIPQKEISSAVAKAFEESRNVKNDVRSKGEEVIKYLKDTGKKGIVLAGRPYHIDPEINHGIPNIITSYGMAVLTEDSVAHLGVVERPLRVVDQWVYHSRLYAAASFVAKQDNIELVQLNSFGCGLDAVTTDQTQEILNKYGKIYTVLKIDEGSNLGAVKIRMRSLKAAIEERDKSGFKPHKVGTDYKKVLFTEEMRKKHTILCPQMSPIHFQFLQEAFKASGYNLEVLPSVDKKAVDEGLKYVNNDACYPSIIVVGQMIEALKSGKYDLNNTSLIISQTGGGCRATNYIGFLRKALREAGMENIPVISLNTVGLEKNPGFKITIGLVNKAMIALLYGDLFMRVLYKVRPYEKIPGSANTLYRKWVDKCKESVKSGSHSEFKKNIYSIVEDFDNLELNKVKKPKVGVVGEILVKFHPTANNNIVDVLEKEGAEAVVPDLTDFLLYCAYDAEFKYKYLDGSYKDNIINKWAIKCIEYFRRHMRKALENSKRFTPPSDIEELAKYASEVLSIGNQTGEGWFLTAEMIELIRSGAKNIVCMQPFACLPNHVTGKGMIKELKRRYKGSNIAAIDYDPGASEVNQLNRLKLMLSVAFKSMANETSVQKPKEKLVPQAALAQSGTK
- a CDS encoding ABC transporter substrate-binding protein → MTRKKFCIGCILLSFIFIVTIFTGCGGKKDSKALVTVKLNEVARSVFYAPMYVAINKGMFKEQGINIDLTTGQGAEAAISKTQEGAIREITSS